Proteins from a genomic interval of Candidatus Cloacimonadota bacterium:
- a CDS encoding bifunctional 5,10-methylenetetrahydrofolate dehydrogenase/5,10-methenyltetrahydrofolate cyclohydrolase, whose product MTIKQTEKITAKLAAKPVIKQIYSKLKNEIEKYQISPKLAILLVGEDPAAQYYVNNLEKKGNKTGIQVETIFFPRYVSQMELLNSLEKINNDNEIHGIMIQKPLPEHLDESKINIKINPEKDVDAFHPFNLGNLLLENEGFIPCTPAAVVEMLRFYGIETAGKNVVILGRSNIVGKPLANLLLMKNKTGNATVTVCHSKTIDLIDVTKRADILIAAIGKPLFVKPEMIQENCVIIDVGVNQISDPEKGIKYVGDVDYDACFDKASAITPVPGGIGSITTAMLLKNVFLAYKKTTQIR is encoded by the coding sequence ATGACTATTAAACAGACTGAAAAGATTACTGCAAAGCTTGCTGCAAAGCCTGTCATAAAACAGATTTATTCCAAATTGAAAAATGAGATCGAAAAGTATCAAATATCACCGAAACTTGCTATTTTGTTAGTTGGAGAAGATCCTGCAGCTCAATATTATGTAAATAATTTAGAAAAAAAAGGTAATAAAACAGGAATTCAAGTTGAAACCATATTTTTTCCCAGATATGTTTCTCAAATGGAGCTGCTGAATTCTCTCGAAAAGATCAATAATGATAATGAAATACATGGGATCATGATCCAGAAACCCTTACCGGAACATCTTGATGAATCGAAAATCAATATTAAAATAAATCCTGAAAAAGATGTCGATGCTTTTCATCCGTTCAATCTTGGTAATCTGCTTCTGGAAAATGAAGGTTTTATTCCCTGCACTCCGGCAGCGGTTGTCGAAATGTTAAGGTTTTATGGGATAGAAACTGCCGGGAAAAATGTCGTGATTCTCGGAAGAAGTAATATTGTTGGAAAACCTTTGGCAAACCTGTTACTGATGAAGAATAAAACAGGAAATGCAACGGTCACAGTTTGTCATAGCAAAACAATTGATTTGATTGATGTTACAAAAAGAGCAGATATTCTGATTGCTGCTATCGGAAAACCTCTATTTGTAAAACCGGAAATGATTCAAGAAAATTGTGTAATCATCGATGTCGGTGTAAACCAGATTTCCGATCCTGAAAAAGGAATAAAATATGTGGGAGATGTCGATTATGATGCTTGTTTTGATAAAGCATCTGCGATCACACCTGTTCCTGGAGGGATTGGTTCAATTACAACAGCGATGTTGCTGAAGAATGTGTTTTTGGCATATAAAAAAACAACTCAAATACGATAA